In Bradyrhizobium sp. 170, the DNA window CGCGCGTTCGGCACGCCCTCGTGCAGGAACACGCGGGCGGGCGCCCCGGCAAAGCGCGCGGCGGCAGCTACCGCGAGCCCGTGATTACCGTCACTGGCGCAGACCAGGGTCGGCTGCCCCTTAGGTCGGGCCGCGAGAAGGTCGGCCACCTGCATGCGCGAGGCCCGGGCGAGCGCACGCAACCCGGCATAGGTGCCACCAAGCGACTTGAAGCTGCCGAGCATGCGGCGGCCCTCGTCTTTCGCTAGCACCTGCGCCACTCCGAGCCGCTCCGCCAGCGCCGGAAGGTTCAGGAGTGGCGTCGGCGCGTATGCGGGATCGAGGCCGGCGAGCTCGGCTGCGATCGCATTGACTGGTGAAGAAGAGGTGCTGTTCATGCGTTGATCTTGCCCGCTACAGGTGACGGCTGCTGCCGGAGCGTTGCACAGCAACTGTTTCCGCCGATCATAACCAGCTGTACCTGCGAGCACCACCCTCGACGACTTCGATCGCGCGCTTCTCGCGGAGGCCCTTTTCGTGCTCGCGTCCGCCTCCGCAAATTTAAATGCGCATCTGCGCAATGATCTGAGAGTTTTATCGGCAGGAAGTCTCTGCGAGCCGTAAGAAGTCTGTGAGCAGCACGTGCCATCGTTGCGTAAGTATGAATTCGGGGTGAAACGGCAGGCCGTAAGTTGGTTGATAACGATGTGCGAGAGCCATGACCTCGCCCTCTTCCGAACGCGCTGTCACCATGAGATCCCGCGAGAAGACCTCGTCGAACTCGACGACAAGAGAATGGTAGCGGCCGACGCAAAGTGGGGACGGGAGTCCTGTGAAAAGCCCCCGGCCGTCATGGCTAATATGCGAGGCCCGTCCATGCAGACCTGCGCGCACGACGCGTCCGCCGAAAACGCTCCCAATACACTGATGTCCGAGGCAGATGCCGGCGGTTCAAGGTCTGCCAATTCCTCTAAGTCCTCCAGAGGGAATGGCAGAGCGTTTTTGATGTCGGTAATGGATTGGACATTAGCTTCACACAACATTTCGAAGCAGCGCCGAATGAGGTGAGGCGATTCTATTTCCATTTTACCGTCAAATGGTTCACCTTTGCGCCATCGGCGCCGTGCGTAATCATCCATAAGCGCTTGGCCGACAAATCATCCAAGATGTCGAGCGACTTGCAGCGCATTATCATTGCACTGACCGAAACGCCCCATCTCTCCTTAAGACTGAGCATGCCATCCAATGTTGGGGCGTATAGCTCGTCTAGGAAGTCACGCTCAGGAAGCAGCATAAAACTTGCAAACTGGTCAGCATGCTTCTCCAAGATCTTATAAGTCGTGCGGTTGTTTAGATACTCTTGTGTCACCTTCCGATGAAGTAAAACGTGTGCGAGTTCATGCAGTGCATCAAGGCGCTGTCTCGATGCGCTCGCCTTGTCTCGTGATAACATAATGAAGGGAATGCCAAACCGGTCAGACCATTGCGAAAAAGCATCCACCTTTTCCGCGCGAACGTGAATACGAGAAACAAGAATACCGCTTTCTTCAATACGGACGGCGACCGGCCATCCCCATACTGGAACACAAGGTGGTGCAACGGCAATTCTTGTGGGTCTGGAGTCGATTTACGAGACGCACGTCTCGCATGCTTGTACGGCGTCTGATCGGACGATCGGTCCAGGCTCCCTGCACAACCCGCGCAACGGACTCATTGAGGAGCGCGGCTAACAGGAATTCGAAAACAAGCTCGTCTCAGTATCATCTTGGGGCCGGCCCTCGCGCAGGCAAGGCACCCTCCTGGCGCGGCATGTCTGAAGAGTACGGGCCTTCAGTTCGCCCATCCCGAACGACCGTCGCGGAGGCGCCGCGATATAACATCAGCACAGATTCCCGGGACGGCATCTCGACGGAGCGAGGTCGCGCCTGCGCCTCCGCCACAAGACCATTGAGCGTCTGATCCACGAGTGCGATGAAGCGTGGTGGACCGGACGCAAGGACTAGGCCATTTCCCGGAGCCGATCTCATGATGTAGCGTTCGTCGGAAATGGCGAGCGCATCGAGGGTTGCCTTGAGCGCGTCGCAGCTGATTGATGTTAGGAGAAGCAGACGAGTTTGCGCTTCCTTTGCGGTAGAGACGTAAAGCACGAGCCCATCGTAATACCATTGAAGATTGTAGAGCTGAGTCAGATGGTCAAGGAACTCGCGCGGTGGCAGGTCCGGCATGTGCCCGCGAATCCGACCCTTCACCTCGGCGCTGATGGTGACTTTAATATTGAGGTTGTTGCCGAATTCCTGCAGCGCGGCAGAAAGCTCCTGATCCAGAACCGTATACCGGTAAGGGGTCGAGGGCAGCGACAGGGGAGCGCCGCGCGCGATCTGTATTCCGCCGGAAACGAAAACGGCGACACACAGAACTCCGTTCAAAACGTGCGGGATTATGGATCGGATGAGCATTCATGGTTCTCTTTGACTTTAAACTAACAGGAGTACGTTTGGTACGTGAACGCGAAACGTGATCTTTAGATGGCGATGTGCGGGCGAACTCGTCAGCTTGTCGTCAGCTGGCCTGTCTAGGACATTAAGCCGCTAATCGGCTTGAACGGCTGGTCGTATCACATCTCGATGAGAGCGAGTCTTTCCATGATGATGTTAGGCGCTGCGCCGATTTCTCACAATCTAGAAGGCCTGTCCAAGGCCTCGTCGGCAACAGTGGTCGACGCGCAGGTCCAGTTTCAGCAGAGTCTCTTGCAAGCGGCTTCGGTTCAAGACCTTGCGCCTTCAGTAACGGCAGCGGCGGCCGTTCCGCCGACATCCGAGGTATCGCGTGCAACAACACAGGCGAGCCCGCTGGGCGATCGCATCCTCCAAAATCTTTCTGCGATGTATCCGGTCAATGCAGTTCCAAAAGGTGCGGAGGCCGGGCCGGCGTCGGAGCCCCTTTTGCTGCAACCGGGCAAAGCGGAAGCAGGTGTGCCGGGCACCCCCAGTGGCGCGGGTGACTTCGAGGCGATGTTGGCGAATTTGAAGGATGTTTCTGACAGCGCCATCCAGGTAACACTCATTTCAAATGGCATCGGTAGCCTCGGTTCATCTCTGAACAAGCTGATATCGGCGGGCTGAGTGGGGCGAATGATTGGTTTAATCTATCGCGAAAGCGGTCAGGCGCGCCCATTCCGCAAGCGGGTTCAACTTCTGGCTCTGCTGCCGCTCCTGCTTGCCCTGGTTGGTTGCAAAGCCGATCTCTACACGAAAGTTCAGGAGCGTGAGGCCAATGAGATGCTTGCGGTCCTCCTCAAAAACGGGGTCGATGCGCTCCGCGTTGCCGCTAAGGACGGGACTATCACGATCCAGGTCGAGCAGACTCAGATTGCTTCCGCAATCGACCTGCTGAATGGCGAAGGGTTGCCGCGCCACGCTTTCAAGAGTCTCGGCGAAGTGTTCAGCGCGGCGGGTCTGATTGCTTCGCCAATCGAGGAGCGCGCCCGTTACGTCTATGCGCTGAGCGAGGAATTATCTCGCACGATCAGTGATATCGATGGTGTCCTCTCGGCGCGCGTCCACGTTGTTCTGCCAAAGAACGACCTGTTGCGACGTGACACCACGCCATCTTCGGCGTCGGTTTTCATCCGGCATGACTCGAGGGCAAATCTCTCAATTTTGCTGCCGCAGATTAAAATGCTCGTCGCCAACAGCATCGAGGGCTTATCCTATGACAAGGTGGCTGTTGTTTTCGTCTCAGTCGAGCGGCCCGCACTAGAGCCGCGACCGGCGGCTGCGGCTGGTTTCGCCCAAGCATCTGGAGTCATTTCAACGCCATTGGTTGCGGTTGGCATGGGGCTCGGCGGGTCTGTATTCGGCGTGCTATCCTGCGTCTTGCTGAGCGCTCGTGGGCGTCAGCGCAGGCAATCATCTCAGAAAGTTAGCGCTGTTGGTGGGCGCTCGGGTGTCTCTGCTATCGAGATGATTCGCAAAGCGACTAAGCCTAATGCGGCGTAGTGTGGTATCCGACATGACGAGACCGAATCCGTCTGCCGAGCGGCATGATCCGCTGAAATTAGCCTCTGTAGGTATTCGTAAGCTTGCTGCCACGATTCATCCGACCCGCCTTGCCGCGCGACTTGACGCGAACCTCTCGGCCGCGACGTTGGCGCGACTGCAGAAGAGTCCTAGGCTGCAGATAAGACTGCAAGCGTTGCTGCTTGAAGATGAAATGGGCTTGAACGGAAGTGACTTCGGGCCAGACCTTCTCCTCGGGCATGATCCGAGCAGGGCTGCCCTGCTCGCCGGCGGCATTTGGCATGCCCGTTCGCTGACAAGGCTGATTTCAAAGCACGATGTCGCCGTTCTGGTCGAGCACGTCGGTACCGAGGTGCAGGCTTTCGGGATCCGACATGCAGCGCATGCGGTTTCGACCAGATTAATTGCTGATCCTCAACAACTCGCGCTAGGGATTGAAGACGATGGACATGCCTGCCTCGGCGCTTGGCTCGATGAAGCGTCAACGCTTGATTGCCGCCGCGTGCTTCTACGCCTAGCTGTCGGAACGGCCGCCGACAATCCTGCGACTGAACACCGCGATGCCGCGGGCCAAGTGTTTTCGCCGGTGTTGGCCCAATTGGCGAGGGAGGCCCCAGCGGGATGACAGCCGACGAAACTGTGCCGCCCGTCGCTCCGCACATCCGCCCGCTTGGGCCACTCATAGCGGCGAGGGATCTCGAGATTTGGCAGAGCGCCCTCGAGGCGCGTGCCGTAGCCGAGCGCAATCTGAAGCGGGTTCGCGGCTGGGCGCGCAGAGCTTATCAGAAGGAGCGTGCGCGCGGCCATGCCGAGGGGGTGAGGGCCGGCGCCGAGGAAATGGCACAGCTGGTCGCGCAGGCTGCCTCGGAAGTGGCACGACGAAGGGCCCTTTTGGAGCAGGAACTGTCAGCGCTCGTGATGGACATCGTAACTGATCTATTGGGCGATTTCGATCCCGGCGAGATGTTGGTGAGGACGGTTCGTCACACGATTTCGCACAGATATGGCGGGGCGAAACTGTCCCTTCATGCGTCCCCCATGGATGCTGATGTGCTTACGCGCGAATTTGCTGCGTGCGACGGACGGGAGGACCGGCCCGCGGTCCGAATTATTCCGGATCCGGCGCTGTCAGCGAACGAATGCGTGCTGTGGAGCGAATTTGGCAATATCCATCTCGGACTTGACGCGCAGCTCCGCGCACTGCGTTTGGGCTTTGGGTTAGATCATGAGGCAGGCGAATAGTGACGGCGCCGAGACCAGACCATAGCTGTCCTGATGGAGATGGGACTCTGCACGCGGCGCTGGCTCGTCTGCGAACTACGGCCAGGCATGTGGACACGCGTGTCGTACGCGGGCGGATCACGCGGGCGATCGGCACGTTGATCCATGCAGTTTTGCCGGATGCTCGTATTGGAGAAGTTTGTGTGCTCAAGGATCCGCGCACGGGATGGTCGCTTGAGGCCGAGGTGATCGGTCTCTTGCAGGACGGCGTGTTGCTGACGCCGATCGGTGACCTGCAAGGCATGTCCGGCCGCGCAGAAGTCGTTGCCACTGGCCGAATGCACGAAGTGCCGGTCGGCCCCAATTTGCTTGGCCGGGTGATCGACAGCTTCGGCCGTCCCCTCGATGGCAAGGGCGCAGTCAAAGCCGTGGAGACGCGTCCGCTGCGCGGCAAAGCGCCAAATCCAATGACGAGGTGCATCATCGATCGCCCTCTGCCACTCGGTGTTCGCGCCTTGGATGGTCTTCTGACATGCGGCGAAGGCCAGCGCATCGGCATTTATGGAGAGCCTGGTGGCGGCAAGTCGACGTTATTGTCGCAGATCGTAAAAGGCGCGGTCGCTGACGTGATCGTGGTTGCGCTGATAGGCGAGCGTGGACGCGAAGTGCGTGAATTCATCGAGCGGCATCTTGGGGAGACAGCCCTCCGCCGCACGGTCGTCGTCGTTGAGACCTCCGATCGCTCAGCGACGGAGCGGGCGCAATGTGCTTATACGGCAACCGCGCTCGCCGAATATTTTCGCGAACAAGGGCTGCGCGTCGTTCTAATGATGGATTCATTGACGCGATTTAGCCGCGCTATGCGCGAGATCGGGCTTGCTGCCGGTGAGCCACCGACCCGCCGGGGCTTTCCTCCCTCTGTCTTTGCAATGTTGCCAGGTTTGCTGGAGCGCGCTGGTATGAGTGAGCGTGGCTCAATCACGGCCTTCTATACCGTGCTTGTGGAAGGTGACGGCACGGGCGATCCAATCGCCGAGGAAACGCGTGGCATTCTCGATGGTCATATCGTTCTTTCACGCTCTCTCGCGGCGCGGGCGCATTTTCCCGCCATCGATGTACTGTCGAGCCGCAGCCGCGTCATGGATGCCGTCGTATCTGCACCGCATCGCAAGGCAGCATCCCTCTTCCGTGATCTTATCTCCCGTCATGCAGAGGCGGAATTTTTGATCAAGGTTGGCGAATACAAGCAAGGCAGCGATCCGCTGACGGACCGAGCTGTCGCTTCGATCGATGATCTGCGCGAGTTTTTACGCCAAGGTGAAAACGATGCGTCCACTTTTGAGGAAACCGTCACATGGATGTGCCGTCTGACCGCATGAGTTGCATACACGTTTCGAGCTTGCGGCAAGTGAAGGATATGCGCGAGCGTAGTGCTCGTAGTGAGTTGTCCAATATGGAAGCCAAGCGTCATATCGCGACCTCGGCCGCGGAGCACGCATGGCAGGAACTTGCAATTGCTGAAAAGCATCATACACAGGCCCAGGCGGAGGTTTACCAACAATTGATGTCGGTCGGTACCTTGTCCGTCGTTGAACTCGATCATTGCCAGCTCACCCTTGAGAGGCTCGCGATTGAGATCACCTCGAAACGCCGCACACTTGAGGAGGCGCGTATCGCTCAAAAGCAGGCCGAGACAGCGGCATCCGAGAGGCGTGCGCACTGGGCGAAGCGTTCCGCAGCGACTCATAAATGGCGACAAATCGAGACCGACGTCCGGCGTGCGGCCGATACCCATTCGGAAGTGACAGCCGAGCTAGAGGCTGATGATGAAGTCTTGCTTCGCCATGGGAGGGGTTTGCCCACGCCGGTGGCGGGCGGTTCAATTTGATGACCGCTAGTCCAGTTGGGAAGCAAATGCGCTGCCCTGTACAGCCGCCTCCTGCAACCCGCGCGGACGCATACGTGAGGTACGAGCCGGGCCAGAGTCTAACGCAGAGTCTCGTCTCGTGGCTTAACAGAAACGTGCGGCCCTCCGCCTCTTTGCGAAGTAATCTTTGTGACAAGCCGCTATCGGTGCGACTGGAACGAGTTGTGTGGCAGGAGGAGCCTCCGGCTCTGTCGATGCTCGATTGCGTTTGGGGCCTCGGCGATGATGCGCTCGTGTTGTCGATGCCGCATGCGCTTGCCGAGGCCTTGATCTCGACAGTACAGAGTGGCCTAGCTTTACTTTCCGAGCCAAGTTGTTCGCTGGTTCTCGAACTTGCACTTGAACCGTTGCTCGCGCGCCTGGAGACTGAGACAGAGCAGCAACTGCGACTCCTTCATGTTGGAAAGGCCGAGAAGAACGGGCCTTATATCGAACTCGACATCATCTACGGTCCGGTCAGTGGCAAAGGTCGCCTATTTCTTTTCTCGCCTCTTGATGGACCGATACCGCCGGCGTTCCGCGCCTTAGGCGAGCTGCTCGGCCAATTGCCGCGACAGTTGTGTGAGGTCTCCGCACAGTTACCCGTTACAGTTGCAGGAGAGATCGGTTCCCTCCGGGCGTCAGCCTCGCTTCTTCGCAAAACGCGTAAGGGCGACGCTTTGTTGCCGGATGTAATGCCATTCGCCCGCGGTCAGATCATCCTCACTGCGGGCCGGTTATGGACCGCGGCAGATGTCACTGGCAACCGCCTGATCCTGCACGGACCGTTTCGCTTGCGGCCGCGCCCTCTGGAGTATGCGCATATGACGACACTACCCGGTTCACAGCAGCCGCCTTCGGAAGCCGATCTCGACGATATTGAGATTTCGCTTGTCTTTGAATGCGGCCGCTGGCCCATCACGCTGGGAGCCTTGAGAAGCATCAGCGAAGGATATGTATTCGAACTTGGCCGGCCGGTCGATGGCCCGGTCGATATCCTTGCAAACGGCGTACGTATCGGGAGTGGCGACATAGTACGTATTGGGGACGAGCTCGGCGTTAGACTGCGTGGCGGGTTAGCGGGCAATGACTAACATTGAACCAGCAATACTGCCGCTTCTTGCGGTCACGGCCGCGCTCGGCTTGTTGGTCTTCGCTGTCGTCACGACCACGGCGTTCGTAAAGGTATCTGTCGTTCTCTTCCTCGTTCGCAATGCGCTTGGGACCCAGTCGATTCCACCGAACATCGTTCTATACGGCGCGGCATTGATGCTCACCGCTTTCACGAGCGCCCCCGTCTTTGAGCAGAGCTACAATCGAGTCGCCGATCTGCAGCTCCGCTATCAAACGCTCGAGGATTGGGTAGCCGCTGCGAAAGAGGGGCAGGAGCCGCTGCGAGCCTATCTCAAGAACTTCACCAATGAAGAACAGCGAGGCTTCTTCCTGTCCTCGACCGAACGTGTCTGGCCGGAAGAGATGCGCGGCAGAGCCACAGCCGATGATTTTGTCATTCTAGTCCCATCTTTTCTAATCTCAGAACTCAAGCGTGCCTTCGAAATCGGGTTTTTGCTATACCTTCCGTTTATCACTATCGATCTGATCGTAACGACCATTCTGATGGCCATGGGCATGTCAATGGTGTCTCCGACAGTGATCTCAGTTCCTTTCAAGCTGTTCCTATTCGTGGCGATTGACGGCTGGTCGCGGCTTATGCACGGGCTAGTGCTGAGCTATACAACACCTGGAGGGTGAGCATGGATGAGGCCACTATTCTCCCTTATATGAGCCGATCACTGGTGCTTTTCATGACCTGGGTTCTGCCGCCGCTCATTGCAGCGGCGGTCGCCGAAACCGTCATCGGCATCATCCAGGCGGCAACGCAGATCCAGGATCAGACATTGCCACTGACTGTGAAGCTTTTGGTCATTGTTGGGATTATAGGTTTGTTTGCTCCGGTGCTGAGCGCCCCGCTCATCGAACAAGCTAAGCAGATCTTCACTGATTTTCCCGCGCTCACGACGGGCTACTAGCAGCCGCCCGTCATGTATGATCTGTCAACCACCAACACGCAAAGTCTGATCCAGGCAACCATCGAACTCGTCGTTGCTGCCGGCCTTGGTGCGGCCCGCCCCGTGGGCATTATGCTGGTGCTTCCGGTATTTACGCGTCCGCAGATCGGCGGCCTGATCCGCGGTTGCCTGGCCGTTGCACTCGAACTACCATACTTGGCGCACATCGCCGATGGCCTGAAGGAGCTAGATCCGGACACCCGTCTGCTCAAGATCCCGCTACTCGGTCTTAAGGAGACGTGTGTCGGCCTGCTGATCGGCGCCCTGCTCAGTATTCCCCTCTGGAGTCTTCAGGCCGTCGGCGAGTTCATCGACGCGCAACGGGGCATCAGCAGCGTAGTCACTCCCGCCGATCCCGCGACACGCAGTCAGGCTTCGGCGACGGGACTGCTTATCGGTACCACCGCGATCACGATCTTCGTCGTAACGGGGGGGCTGCAAACCATGATCAGCGGGCTTTACGGCAGCTATCTGGTTTGGCCGGCTTATCAGCTTGGACCCACGCTGAGCATGCAAGGGACACTGGAGTTGTGGGGCGTGCTCGACAGCATCATACGTACCGCCGTCCTGGTCTCTGGACCTGTGGTAGCGTTCCTCTTGCTGGCCGACATATCCGCGCTCCTGCTCGGTCGCTTTGCGCCGCAATTCAACCCGCGGGACCTATCTTTGACGATCAAGAATATAGGCTTTGCGATCGTCATGGTCACTTATACGATCTATCTCATCGAATACATGCAATCGGAAATCATGCAGTCGAGCCGAGAGCTGGAGAGGCTTGAAAGGAAACTGAAGTGAGCGACACGAGCGAAGAGAAAACGCTCGCCCCCACTGAAAAGAAGCTAAGCGATTCGCGCAAGAAAGGCGTGGTTCCGCATAGCACGGATCTAGTCAGAGCCCTCAGCGCTTGCGCCGGTCTCGGCTATCTCTGGTTAGAAGCGAGTTCCATCTACGACAAATGTCGTGAAGCGCTCATGCTGACTGACAAGCTGCTTGATAAGCCGTTCAATATTGCGGTCGATCTTGCGCTCGGCGTCTTGCCCGAAGTTGCACTGAGAATTGTTGGCCCGCTTCTTGGGAGTATGGTCACCTGCGCAATTCTGACGACGGTCCTGGCCAATGGTGGATTAGTGTTCTCCTCGGAGCCGATGACGCCGAAATTCGAGAACATTGATCCCATCAACGGACTGAAGCGCATCGCCTCTTTGCGTTCCCTCATCGAGCTTGGCAAGACCTTGTTCAAGGTCTTCTGCCTCGGCGCGATCTTTCTCCTCGTCGTTGTCGGCGCGTGGAAGACACTGGTCTATCTGCCGGTTTGCGGCACGGGCTGCTTCGAGTTCGTGTTCATTCAAGTGAAACTGTTGATCGGGATTGCAAGTGGTGCATTTCTGATCGGCGGATTGGTCGATCTCCTCGTCCAGCGCTGGTTGTTTTTGCGCGGCATGCGCATGACTAAGAGCGATATGAAGCGCGAGGACAAGGAGCAGCAAGGCAGTCCGGAGGTGAAACGCGAACACCGACGCCTTCGGCGGGAGCAGGCGAGCGAGTCTCCACTCGGCGTGCGTCGCGCGACATTGATCTTGACTGGGCGCGAGCTGCTGGTCGGGGTACGCTACATCCGTGGCGAAACGGGCGTCCCGGTCCTGGTTTGCCGCGGCGATGGGGAGGCGGCTTCACGGCTCCTTGATGAAGCGAGGCGCCTTCGTCTCAGTATCGTCGATGATCACGTCCTGGTCCGTGAGCTAATCCGCAACACTAGCCTTGGCAATTCCATTCCTGTCCAGCATTTCGAGGCTGTCGCAAAAGCACTCTTTGCGGCCGGCCAAGTCTAGTTCGTGTTGTGAATGAGGTCGCATCGAATGACTGATGTTCTCGCTATCGAGACGGCTGCACGGTCTGGGTGCCGACAGACGTGGGATCTGATGGCGGCTTGTTGTTAGCTATACCCAAGTTGCTGTTATTGCCGGTCGCGAAGGCTTTGTATGTGGCAACGGGAATGGCCGCACGATTGCCATCACTCGGCACAACGGCCTGATTGTCAATCAAGTCGCGCGGATCGTTGACCATGCCGGCCAAGTTGTTGCGGATCGAGCAGCCAAGCGTCGGATCGAAAGAATTGTCGTTCACTGAAGGGCCGACGATCGCAATCGACGGACAAACGGGAGGGCGCGCCTCGTACGTAATCGCCTCGATTCGGGCGGCAGAGCCATCACGCCTATCGATGAATGGACCGTACAGGCGGATGTTGAGAGCGTCGACGCCCACTGCGCGGGCCTCAGCTGCTATCTGCGCCCCGAGCCGACGTGAGCCGACGATATCAAGATGGAGCGCGTCATACCGACCGCGACTGGTACTCGCTATGAAATAACGCAGACGCTGCCGTTCGGGCCCTCCAAGGGTCTGTAACAGTAAGACGTTCTTCTCCTGTTCAACCAGGATCGCTTGCGCGGTCGGCTCGAGGTAAGTCGGCGCGGTGCTAGCGCAGCCACCTAGACTGGCCGTCAGACCGATGAGGGGGCGCACGAATCGTAATCTCATTGGTCGATCCTCATTCGATGATGTGGCCGGTGCCCCTTGTCGCGCCTGGTACGCTTATCGGGGGAGCACTGCGAACAGGCGAGCGGGTTGCCAATGTGTTCGTCAGACTGCGCGCGAGGTCTGAGGGCGGAGCGATGCGGTCGGTGGGCGCACTCAATTGCTTCGAGTTCGATCTTGGCCGCACGACGTAAGGCGTGACGATGATCACGAGTTCCGTCTCCTCCTGTTGAAATGACGATGAGCGAAATAGCGCACCAAGAATCGGAACGTCGCCGAGCCAGGGGAAAGTCGTGATCTCTGTGCTGAAGTTGCGCCGGATAAGCCCACCAATTGCAAAGCTCTGGCCGCTGGCGAGCTCGACGACCGTGTTCGCACGCCGGGTGGAGAGAGCCGGCACGGAGATGCCGTTGATGTTGACAGCACCTTGTGACGATAGTTCGCTGACTTCAGGCTTCACGCGGATATTGATCTGATTGTTACTGAGAACGGTCGGCACAAACTCCAGGCTGATGCCGAAGTGACGGAACTCGACAGAGACCTGCCGATTGTCCTGCAACACCGGAATGGGAAATTCGCCGCCGGCGAGGAAGCTGGCGGATTCGCCTGACATTGCGGTGAGGTTCGGTTCAGCAAGTACGGAAGCGAGCCGCTCGTGAGCCAGTGCATCGAGCATAGCGCTGACGTTCACATGGCCAGTGTTGACTCCCATCTTCGCCGTACCGCCGCCCTGCGCCGCGCCGTATCCACCACCACTGCCACTGACCAAGCCGAGAGTGAAAGGGCCAGCTTGACCGGAAGCGGAGAGGTTGACGCCGAGCTCCTTCATGGCGCTCCGGGAGACCTCCGCCACCCGCACGCTCAGATTCACCTGCAATGACCCAGCCACCTGAATCTTGTTGACGACGAGCGCACCAGACCCAAGAAACTGCTCGGTCACTTTCATCGCTATGTCGACGATCTCCGCATTGGGCGCCGTACCGCTAAGGATGGCCCCGCGCGGGGTGTAGCTTACCTGGATGGGATAGTCGCCGACCTGGGCTTTCAGCGTGGCGCGCAGATCCTCGATCGGCTGTGTGACGACAACACGCAGTTCAGCGAGAGCCTCCCCGCCCTCGTTCAGTGCGAACAAGCTGGTCCGCCCAGATTTTTTGCCGAAAACGAAGATGGTCTTGTTCGAAGGTGCCTGATAGTCCGCGACCGTAGGATCTGCGATAAAGATGCTCGCAGCTGGCGCTGGCAGATGAATCGTCTTACCCAGCGAAGAGGAAAGGGTCAGCGTTCCGCTAATGCCGTCGGCAGCCATACGCTGCGGCCCACCTCCATCATCCCGCTTGATCTGAGCTACGGCAGCAGCCGGGAATAGCAGGACGACCACGCACAAAAGCTGCGAAAGACAAGGAAGAAAGGTGGACGAAAGGCCGTTGGCGGCGATCGATCCTCGAGTGACGCCGGCATGCTTGTCAAGAATGATGCTCAAGATGGTCTTTTCTTTCAAGTTCGATTGACTACGCGGT includes these proteins:
- a CDS encoding ImmA/IrrE family metallo-endopeptidase, with the protein product MDSRPTRIAVAPPCVPVWGWPVAVRIEESGILVSRIHVRAEKVDAFSQWSDRFGIPFIMLSRDKASASRQRLDALHELAHVLLHRKVTQEYLNNRTTYKILEKHADQFASFMLLPERDFLDELYAPTLDGMLSLKERWGVSVSAMIMRCKSLDILDDLSAKRLWMITHGADGAKVNHLTVKWK
- a CDS encoding nodulation protein NolW, whose translation is MLIRSIIPHVLNGVLCVAVFVSGGIQIARGAPLSLPSTPYRYTVLDQELSAALQEFGNNLNIKVTISAEVKGRIRGHMPDLPPREFLDHLTQLYNLQWYYDGLVLYVSTAKEAQTRLLLLTSISCDALKATLDALAISDERYIMRSAPGNGLVLASGPPRFIALVDQTLNGLVAEAQARPRSVEMPSRESVLMLYRGASATVVRDGRTEGPYSSDMPRQEGALPARGPAPR
- a CDS encoding nodulation protein NolB, translating into MMMLGAAPISHNLEGLSKASSATVVDAQVQFQQSLLQAASVQDLAPSVTAAAAVPPTSEVSRATTQASPLGDRILQNLSAMYPVNAVPKGAEAGPASEPLLLQPGKAEAGVPGTPSGAGDFEAMLANLKDVSDSAIQVTLISNGIGSLGSSLNKLISAG
- the sctJ gene encoding type III secretion inner membrane ring lipoprotein SctJ, which produces MIGLIYRESGQARPFRKRVQLLALLPLLLALVGCKADLYTKVQEREANEMLAVLLKNGVDALRVAAKDGTITIQVEQTQIASAIDLLNGEGLPRHAFKSLGEVFSAAGLIASPIEERARYVYALSEELSRTISDIDGVLSARVHVVLPKNDLLRRDTTPSSASVFIRHDSRANLSILLPQIKMLVANSIEGLSYDKVAVVFVSVERPALEPRPAAAAGFAQASGVISTPLVAVGMGLGGSVFGVLSCVLLSARGRQRRQSSQKVSAVGGRSGVSAIEMIRKATKPNAA
- a CDS encoding nodulation protein NolU, whose amino-acid sequence is MTRPNPSAERHDPLKLASVGIRKLAATIHPTRLAARLDANLSAATLARLQKSPRLQIRLQALLLEDEMGLNGSDFGPDLLLGHDPSRAALLAGGIWHARSLTRLISKHDVAVLVEHVGTEVQAFGIRHAAHAVSTRLIADPQQLALGIEDDGHACLGAWLDEASTLDCRRVLLRLAVGTAADNPATEHRDAAGQVFSPVLAQLAREAPAG
- the sctL gene encoding type III secretion system stator protein SctL: MTADETVPPVAPHIRPLGPLIAARDLEIWQSALEARAVAERNLKRVRGWARRAYQKERARGHAEGVRAGAEEMAQLVAQAASEVARRRALLEQELSALVMDIVTDLLGDFDPGEMLVRTVRHTISHRYGGAKLSLHASPMDADVLTREFAACDGREDRPAVRIIPDPALSANECVLWSEFGNIHLGLDAQLRALRLGFGLDHEAGE
- the sctN gene encoding type III secretion system ATPase SctN, giving the protein MHAALARLRTTARHVDTRVVRGRITRAIGTLIHAVLPDARIGEVCVLKDPRTGWSLEAEVIGLLQDGVLLTPIGDLQGMSGRAEVVATGRMHEVPVGPNLLGRVIDSFGRPLDGKGAVKAVETRPLRGKAPNPMTRCIIDRPLPLGVRALDGLLTCGEGQRIGIYGEPGGGKSTLLSQIVKGAVADVIVVALIGERGREVREFIERHLGETALRRTVVVVETSDRSATERAQCAYTATALAEYFREQGLRVVLMMDSLTRFSRAMREIGLAAGEPPTRRGFPPSVFAMLPGLLERAGMSERGSITAFYTVLVEGDGTGDPIAEETRGILDGHIVLSRSLAARAHFPAIDVLSSRSRVMDAVVSAPHRKAASLFRDLISRHAEAEFLIKVGEYKQGSDPLTDRAVASIDDLREFLRQGENDASTFEETVTWMCRLTA
- the sctQ gene encoding type III secretion system cytoplasmic ring protein SctQ, which translates into the protein MLDCVWGLGDDALVLSMPHALAEALISTVQSGLALLSEPSCSLVLELALEPLLARLETETEQQLRLLHVGKAEKNGPYIELDIIYGPVSGKGRLFLFSPLDGPIPPAFRALGELLGQLPRQLCEVSAQLPVTVAGEIGSLRASASLLRKTRKGDALLPDVMPFARGQIILTAGRLWTAADVTGNRLILHGPFRLRPRPLEYAHMTTLPGSQQPPSEADLDDIEISLVFECGRWPITLGALRSISEGYVFELGRPVDGPVDILANGVRIGSGDIVRIGDELGVRLRGGLAGND
- the sctR gene encoding type III secretion system export apparatus subunit SctR, yielding MTNIEPAILPLLAVTAALGLLVFAVVTTTAFVKVSVVLFLVRNALGTQSIPPNIVLYGAALMLTAFTSAPVFEQSYNRVADLQLRYQTLEDWVAAAKEGQEPLRAYLKNFTNEEQRGFFLSSTERVWPEEMRGRATADDFVILVPSFLISELKRAFEIGFLLYLPFITIDLIVTTILMAMGMSMVSPTVISVPFKLFLFVAIDGWSRLMHGLVLSYTTPGG